The Bos javanicus breed banteng chromosome 21, ARS-OSU_banteng_1.0, whole genome shotgun sequence genome includes a region encoding these proteins:
- the CSK gene encoding tyrosine-protein kinase CSK, giving the protein MSAIQAAWPSGTECIAKYNFHGTAEQDLPFCKGDVLTIVAVTKDPNWYKAKNKVGREGIIPANYVQKREGVKAGTKLSLMPWFHGKITREQAERLLCPPETGLFLVRESTNYPGDYTLCVSCDGKVEHYRIMYHASKLSIDEEVYFENLMQLVEHYTSDADGLCTRLIKPKVMEGTVAAQDEFFRSGWALNMKDLKLLQTIGKGEFGDVMLGDYRGNKVAVKCIKNDATAQAFLAEASVMTQLRHSNLVQLLGVIVEEKSGLYIVTEYMAKGSLVDYLRSRGRSVLGGDCLLKFSLDVCEAMEYLEGNNFVHRDLAARNVLVSEDNVAKVSDFGLTKEASSTQDTGKLPVKWTAPEALREKKFSTKSDVWSFGILLWEIYSFGRVPYPRIPLKDVVPRVEKGYKMDAPDGCPPAVYEVMKNCWHLDAATRPSFLQLREQLERIKTHELHL; this is encoded by the exons ATGTCGGCAATTCAG GCTGCCTGGCCATCCGGTACAGAATGTATTGCCAAGTACAACTTTCATGGCACTGCTGAGCAAGACCTTCCCTTCTGCAAAGGAGACGTGCTCACCATTGTGGCTGTCACCAAG GACCCCAATTGGTACAAAGCCAAGAACAAGGTGGGCCGTGAGGGCATCATCCCAGCCAACTATGTCCAGAAGCGGGAGGGTGTGAAGGCAGGCACCAAGCTCAGCCTCATGCC CTGGTTCCATGGCAAGATCACGCGGGAACAGGCAGAGCGGCTCCTGTGCCCACCAGAGACAGGCCTGTTCCTGGTGCGGGAGAGCACCAACTACCCCGGGGACTACACGCTGTGTGTGAGCTGTGACGGCAAGGTGGAGCATTACCGCATCATGTACCACGCCAGCAAGCTCAGCATCGATGAAGAGGTGTACTTTGAGAACCTCATGCAGCTGGTGGAG CACTACACCTCAGATGCAGATGGCCTCTGTACTCGCCTCATCAAGCCAAAGGTCATGGAGGGCACCGTGGCCGCCCAGGATGAGTTCTTCCGCA GTGGCTGGGCGCTGAACATGAAGGACCTGAAGCTGCTGCAGACCATAGGGAAGGGGGAGTTTGGAG ACGTGATGCTGGGTGACTACCGAGGGAACAAAGTCGCTGTCAAGTGCATTAAGAACGATGCCACTGCACAGGCCTTCCTGGCTGAAGCCTCCGTCATGAC GCAACTCCGGCATAGCAACCTGGTACAGCTTCTGGGCGTGATCGTAGAGGAGAAGAGCGGGCTGTACATCGTTACCGAGTACATGGCCAAG GGGAGTCTAGTGGACTACCTGCGGTCTCGGGGTCGGTCGGTGCTTGGCGGAGACTGTCTCCTCAAGTTCTCACT AGACGTCTGTGAGGCCATGGAATACCTGGAGGGCAACAACTTCGTGCATCGGGATCTGGCTGCCCGCAACGTGCTGGTGTCTGAGGACAATGTGGCCAAGGTCAGCGACTTCGGCCTCACCAAGGAGGCCTCCAGCACCCAGGACACGGGCAAGCTGCCGGTCAAGTGGACAGCCCCTGAGGCCCTAAGAGAGAAG AAATTCTCCACCAAGTCTGATGTGTGGAGTTTCGGGATCCTTCTCTGGGAAATCTACTCTTTCGGGCGAGTGCCTTATCCAAGAATT CCCCTGAAGGACGTCGTCCCGCGGGTGGAGAAGGGCTACAAGATGGATGCCCCCGACGGCTGCCCACCTGCAGTCTACGAGGTCATGAAGAACTGCTGGCACCTGGATGCCGCCACGCGGCCCTCCTTCCTGCAGCTCCGCGAGCAGCTCGAGCGCATCAAGACCCACGAGCTGCACCTGTGA
- the CPLX3 gene encoding complexin-3 has protein sequence MAFMVKTMVGGQLKNLTGSLGGGEDKGDGDKSAAEAQGMSREEYEEYQKQLVEEKMERDAQFTQRKAERATLRSHFRDKYRLPKNETDESQIQMAGGDVELPRELAKMIEEDTEEEEERASVLGQLASLPGLDLGSLKDKAQSTLGDLKQSAEKCHIM, from the exons ATGGCGTTCATGGTGAAGACCATGGTGGGCGGCCAGCTGAAGAACCTCACTGGGAGCCTGGGGGGCGGCGAGGACAAGGGGGACGGGGACAAGTCGGCCGCCGAAGCGCAGGGCATGAGCCGAGAGGAGTATGAGGAGTATCAGAAGCAACTGGTGGAAGAGAA GATGGAGCGGGACGCGCAGTTCACGCAGAGGAAGGCAGAGCGGGCCACGCTGCGGAGCCACTTCCGAGACAAATATCGGCTGCCCAAG AACGAGACAGACGAGAGCCAGATCCAGATGGCAGGTGGAGATGTGGAGCTGCCCCGGGAGCTGGCCAAGATGATTGAGGAggacacagaggaggaggaggagagggcctCGGTCCTTGGGCAGCTGGCCAGCCTCCCTGGCTTGGACCTCGGCTCACTCAAGGACAAGGCCCAGAGCACATTGGGGGACCTCAAGCAATCAGCTGAGAAGTGCCACATCATGTGA
- the LMAN1L gene encoding protein ERGIC-53-like isoform X1 — MRVVRGLDPLLCLLLLVLLDPHSPEMGHLPQRRFEYKLSFKGPRLALPGVGIPFWSHHGDAIPGLEEVRLAPSMRNRSGAVWSTNPVLFPAWEVEIQMRVTGPGRWGAQGMAVWYTRGRGQVGPVLGEPDLGDGIGILFDSSAQDPQNSPAIYVLARDRHTLYEPLGWRNSDLERDGGSLLLGSCRQDFRNRPYPFRARITYWGQRLRVSLNSGLTPSDPDEVCVDVGPLLLAPGGFFGVSAATSILADDHDVLSFLTFSLWEPGPEPPSQPFLETEQLRLAKQLEGLQARLGLGTKEDMTPELNYGVWEEGEQSFGLEETLHRHSQILQALQGLSKHLMQAERQWKQQLGSPGHIRPEGGWAPLSMGQEYWSGMPCPSLDLPNPGIELASLVSFALAEKRLVPLQDSAKVSALLRGQRTLLQDLQEMRDAAAHMASRAQVFYLPVGTKHHFSELAQILSLLQKDLRGPARAAAKDPRSPGRSPRVSSCLQPGIFLFFLFIQTVGFFCYVHFSKQKLDKGLQDYLSTCSLPLSSTPQIPRVLGPLRRQPFSPSIQA; from the exons ATGAGGGTGGTCCGTGGCCTGGATCCCTtgctctgccttctcctccttgTACTCCTGGACCCCCACAGCCCCGAGATGGGCCATCTGCCTCAGCGAAGATTTGAGTACAAGCTCAGCTTCAAAGGACCGAGGCTGGCATTGCCTGGGGTTGGAATACCCTTCTGGAGCCATCACGGAG ATGCCATCCCGGGCCTGGAGGAAGTACGGCTGGCCCCATCCATGCGGAACCGGAGTGGCGCCGTGTGGAGTACAAACCCCGTCCTCTTCCCTGCCTGGGAGGTGGAGATACAGATGAGGGTGACCGGGCCGGGGCGCTGGGGAGCCCAGGGCATG GCCGTGTGGTACACCCGGGGCAGGGGCCAGGTAGGCCCTGTACTGGGGGAGCCAGACTTGGGGGACGGCATTGGGATCCTCTTCGACTCCTCAGCCCAAGATCCCCAG AACAGCCCTGCCATCTATGTGCTGGCCAGAGACAGGCACACGCTCTACGAGCCGCTTGG atggaggAACTCGGATTTGGAAAG GGATGGAGGCAGCCTGCTGCTGGGCTCCTGCCGCCAGGACTTCCGGAACCGGCCGTACCCCTTCAGAGCACGGATCACCTACTGGGGGCAGAGGCTGCGT GTGTCCTTGAACAGCGGCCTCACTCCCAGTGACCCAGATGAGGTCTGTGTCGATGTGGGGCCCTTGCTTTTGGCCCCTGGAGGTTTCTTTGGGGTCTCGGCAGCCACGAGTATCCTGGCAG ATGACCATGATGTCCtgtccttcctgaccttcagtctGTGGGAACCGGGTCCAGAG CCTCCCTCACAGCCCTTCCTGGAGACGGAGCAGCTCCGCCTGGCAAAGCAGCTGGAAGGGCTGCAGGCAAGGCTGGGCCTGGGCACCAAGGAAGACATGACTCCAGAGCTGAACTATGGAGTCTGGGAAGAGG GGGAACAAAGCTTCGGCCTGGAGGAGACACTGCACAGACACAGCCAGATCCTTCAGGCCCTCCAGGGCCTCTCCAAGCACTTGATGCAGGCTGAGCGGCAATGGAAGCAGCAGCTGGGGTCCCCAGGCCACATCAggcctgaaggaggctgg gctcctctgtccatggggcaagaatactggagtgggatgccatgcccttctctagatcttcccaacccagggatcgaactcgcgtctcttgtgtcttttgcattggcag AGAAGAGGCTGGTACCCCTGCAGGACTCAGCCAAGGTCAGTGCCCTACTCCGTGGACAGCGGACTCTGCTGCAAGACCTGCAAGAGATGAG GGATGCAGCTGCTCACATGGCCTCAAGAGCCCAGGTCTTCTACCTGCCTGTGGGCACCAAGCATCATTTCTCAGAGCTGGCCCAGATCCTGAGCCTCCTGCAGAAGGACCTGCGGGGCCCAGCG AGAGCAGCAGCCAAGGACCCTCGCTCACCTGGCAGGTCCCCAAGGGTTTCCTCGTGCCTGCAGCCTGGCATCTTCCTGTTCTTCCTCTTCATCCAGACTGTAGGCTTCTTCTGCTATGTACACTTCAG CAAGCAGAAGCTGGACAAGGGCCTTCAGGACTATTTGTCCACATGCAGCCTTCCTCTGAGTTCTACACCACAAATCCCTAGGGTCTTGGGGCCTCTTCGGAGGCAGCCCTTCTCCCCCAGCATACAGGCGTGA
- the LMAN1L gene encoding protein ERGIC-53-like isoform X3 — protein MRVVRGLDPLLCLLLLVLLDPHSPEMGHLPQRRFEYKLSFKGPRLALPGVGIPFWSHHGDAIPGLEEVRLAPSMRNRSGAVWSTNPVLFPAWEVEIQMRVTGPGRWGAQGMAVWYTRGRGQVGPVLGEPDLGDGIGILFDSSAQDPQNSPAIYVLARDRHTLYEPLGWRNSDLERDGGSLLLGSCRQDFRNRPYPFRARITYWGQRLRVSLNSGLTPSDPDEVCVDVGPLLLAPGGFFGVSAATSILADDHDVLSFLTFSLWEPGPEPPSQPFLETEQLRLAKQLEGLQARLGLGTKEDMTPELNYGVWEEGEQSFGLEETLHRHSQILQALQGLSKHLMQAERQWKQQLGSPGHIRPEGGWDSAKVSALLRGQRTLLQDLQEMRDAAAHMASRAQVFYLPVGTKHHFSELAQILSLLQKDLRGPARAAAKDPRSPGRSPRVSSCLQPGIFLFFLFIQTVGFFCYVHFSKQKLDKGLQDYLSTCSLPLSSTPQIPRVLGPLRRQPFSPSIQA, from the exons ATGAGGGTGGTCCGTGGCCTGGATCCCTtgctctgccttctcctccttgTACTCCTGGACCCCCACAGCCCCGAGATGGGCCATCTGCCTCAGCGAAGATTTGAGTACAAGCTCAGCTTCAAAGGACCGAGGCTGGCATTGCCTGGGGTTGGAATACCCTTCTGGAGCCATCACGGAG ATGCCATCCCGGGCCTGGAGGAAGTACGGCTGGCCCCATCCATGCGGAACCGGAGTGGCGCCGTGTGGAGTACAAACCCCGTCCTCTTCCCTGCCTGGGAGGTGGAGATACAGATGAGGGTGACCGGGCCGGGGCGCTGGGGAGCCCAGGGCATG GCCGTGTGGTACACCCGGGGCAGGGGCCAGGTAGGCCCTGTACTGGGGGAGCCAGACTTGGGGGACGGCATTGGGATCCTCTTCGACTCCTCAGCCCAAGATCCCCAG AACAGCCCTGCCATCTATGTGCTGGCCAGAGACAGGCACACGCTCTACGAGCCGCTTGG atggaggAACTCGGATTTGGAAAG GGATGGAGGCAGCCTGCTGCTGGGCTCCTGCCGCCAGGACTTCCGGAACCGGCCGTACCCCTTCAGAGCACGGATCACCTACTGGGGGCAGAGGCTGCGT GTGTCCTTGAACAGCGGCCTCACTCCCAGTGACCCAGATGAGGTCTGTGTCGATGTGGGGCCCTTGCTTTTGGCCCCTGGAGGTTTCTTTGGGGTCTCGGCAGCCACGAGTATCCTGGCAG ATGACCATGATGTCCtgtccttcctgaccttcagtctGTGGGAACCGGGTCCAGAG CCTCCCTCACAGCCCTTCCTGGAGACGGAGCAGCTCCGCCTGGCAAAGCAGCTGGAAGGGCTGCAGGCAAGGCTGGGCCTGGGCACCAAGGAAGACATGACTCCAGAGCTGAACTATGGAGTCTGGGAAGAGG GGGAACAAAGCTTCGGCCTGGAGGAGACACTGCACAGACACAGCCAGATCCTTCAGGCCCTCCAGGGCCTCTCCAAGCACTTGATGCAGGCTGAGCGGCAATGGAAGCAGCAGCTGGGGTCCCCAGGCCACATCAggcctgaaggaggctgg GACTCAGCCAAGGTCAGTGCCCTACTCCGTGGACAGCGGACTCTGCTGCAAGACCTGCAAGAGATGAG GGATGCAGCTGCTCACATGGCCTCAAGAGCCCAGGTCTTCTACCTGCCTGTGGGCACCAAGCATCATTTCTCAGAGCTGGCCCAGATCCTGAGCCTCCTGCAGAAGGACCTGCGGGGCCCAGCG AGAGCAGCAGCCAAGGACCCTCGCTCACCTGGCAGGTCCCCAAGGGTTTCCTCGTGCCTGCAGCCTGGCATCTTCCTGTTCTTCCTCTTCATCCAGACTGTAGGCTTCTTCTGCTATGTACACTTCAG CAAGCAGAAGCTGGACAAGGGCCTTCAGGACTATTTGTCCACATGCAGCCTTCCTCTGAGTTCTACACCACAAATCCCTAGGGTCTTGGGGCCTCTTCGGAGGCAGCCCTTCTCCCCCAGCATACAGGCGTGA
- the LMAN1L gene encoding protein ERGIC-53-like isoform X2: MRVVRGLDPLLCLLLLVLLDPHSPEMGHLPQRRFEYKLSFKGPRLALPGVGIPFWSHHGDAIPGLEEVRLAPSMRNRSGAVWSTNPVLFPAWEVEIQMRVTGPGRWGAQGMAVWYTRGRGQVGPVLGEPDLGDGIGILFDSSAQDPQNSPAIYVLARDRHTLYEPLGDGGSLLLGSCRQDFRNRPYPFRARITYWGQRLRVSLNSGLTPSDPDEVCVDVGPLLLAPGGFFGVSAATSILADDHDVLSFLTFSLWEPGPEPPSQPFLETEQLRLAKQLEGLQARLGLGTKEDMTPELNYGVWEEGEQSFGLEETLHRHSQILQALQGLSKHLMQAERQWKQQLGSPGHIRPEGGWAPLSMGQEYWSGMPCPSLDLPNPGIELASLVSFALAEKRLVPLQDSAKVSALLRGQRTLLQDLQEMRDAAAHMASRAQVFYLPVGTKHHFSELAQILSLLQKDLRGPARAAAKDPRSPGRSPRVSSCLQPGIFLFFLFIQTVGFFCYVHFSKQKLDKGLQDYLSTCSLPLSSTPQIPRVLGPLRRQPFSPSIQA; the protein is encoded by the exons ATGAGGGTGGTCCGTGGCCTGGATCCCTtgctctgccttctcctccttgTACTCCTGGACCCCCACAGCCCCGAGATGGGCCATCTGCCTCAGCGAAGATTTGAGTACAAGCTCAGCTTCAAAGGACCGAGGCTGGCATTGCCTGGGGTTGGAATACCCTTCTGGAGCCATCACGGAG ATGCCATCCCGGGCCTGGAGGAAGTACGGCTGGCCCCATCCATGCGGAACCGGAGTGGCGCCGTGTGGAGTACAAACCCCGTCCTCTTCCCTGCCTGGGAGGTGGAGATACAGATGAGGGTGACCGGGCCGGGGCGCTGGGGAGCCCAGGGCATG GCCGTGTGGTACACCCGGGGCAGGGGCCAGGTAGGCCCTGTACTGGGGGAGCCAGACTTGGGGGACGGCATTGGGATCCTCTTCGACTCCTCAGCCCAAGATCCCCAG AACAGCCCTGCCATCTATGTGCTGGCCAGAGACAGGCACACGCTCTACGAGCCGCTTGG GGATGGAGGCAGCCTGCTGCTGGGCTCCTGCCGCCAGGACTTCCGGAACCGGCCGTACCCCTTCAGAGCACGGATCACCTACTGGGGGCAGAGGCTGCGT GTGTCCTTGAACAGCGGCCTCACTCCCAGTGACCCAGATGAGGTCTGTGTCGATGTGGGGCCCTTGCTTTTGGCCCCTGGAGGTTTCTTTGGGGTCTCGGCAGCCACGAGTATCCTGGCAG ATGACCATGATGTCCtgtccttcctgaccttcagtctGTGGGAACCGGGTCCAGAG CCTCCCTCACAGCCCTTCCTGGAGACGGAGCAGCTCCGCCTGGCAAAGCAGCTGGAAGGGCTGCAGGCAAGGCTGGGCCTGGGCACCAAGGAAGACATGACTCCAGAGCTGAACTATGGAGTCTGGGAAGAGG GGGAACAAAGCTTCGGCCTGGAGGAGACACTGCACAGACACAGCCAGATCCTTCAGGCCCTCCAGGGCCTCTCCAAGCACTTGATGCAGGCTGAGCGGCAATGGAAGCAGCAGCTGGGGTCCCCAGGCCACATCAggcctgaaggaggctgg gctcctctgtccatggggcaagaatactggagtgggatgccatgcccttctctagatcttcccaacccagggatcgaactcgcgtctcttgtgtcttttgcattggcag AGAAGAGGCTGGTACCCCTGCAGGACTCAGCCAAGGTCAGTGCCCTACTCCGTGGACAGCGGACTCTGCTGCAAGACCTGCAAGAGATGAG GGATGCAGCTGCTCACATGGCCTCAAGAGCCCAGGTCTTCTACCTGCCTGTGGGCACCAAGCATCATTTCTCAGAGCTGGCCCAGATCCTGAGCCTCCTGCAGAAGGACCTGCGGGGCCCAGCG AGAGCAGCAGCCAAGGACCCTCGCTCACCTGGCAGGTCCCCAAGGGTTTCCTCGTGCCTGCAGCCTGGCATCTTCCTGTTCTTCCTCTTCATCCAGACTGTAGGCTTCTTCTGCTATGTACACTTCAG CAAGCAGAAGCTGGACAAGGGCCTTCAGGACTATTTGTCCACATGCAGCCTTCCTCTGAGTTCTACACCACAAATCCCTAGGGTCTTGGGGCCTCTTCGGAGGCAGCCCTTCTCCCCCAGCATACAGGCGTGA